A single region of the Malus sylvestris chromosome 8, drMalSylv7.2, whole genome shotgun sequence genome encodes:
- the LOC126631672 gene encoding probable transcriptional regulatory protein At2g25830 isoform X2 yields the protein MGSSSTMRALGAIVHRVSNGVSSKSPNSLVLHWNVLLSRKLSYSSAISSLPPWVSTHMHGGAAARRTIWTVAPLCMGRRSSKIAGRKGAQDAKKAKLYSRIGKEVVSAVKKGGPSPISNMALATVLEKAKELDVPKEIVERNIKKASEKGQEAYIEKVYEVYGFGGACMVVEVLTDKINRSVAAVREVVKDCGAKMADSGSVLFKFRRARVVNIKASDVDKDQLLSIALDAGAEDVIEPPVYEDDTEDSSESYFKIVSSSENYTTVLSKLREEGVSFETDNGSELLPISAIEVDDEAMDLNKELMSQLLELDDVDAVYTDQK from the exons ATGGGGTCGTCTAGTACAATGAGAGCGTTAGGAGCAATTGTTCACAGAGTCAGCAATGGCGTCTCCTCCAAGTCCCCAAACTCCTTGGTTCTTCACT GGAATGTTCTGCTGAGCAGAAAGTTATCGTATTCATCTGCAATTTCATCATTGCCGCCATGGGTTTCGACCCACATGCACGGCGGCGCTGCAGCGAGAAGAACCATATGGACCGTCGCTCCTCTTTGTATGGGCAGGCGTTCCAGCAAAATCGCCGGCCGAAAG GGGGCTCAAGATGCAAAGAAGGCAAAGCTATATAGCAGGATAGGGAAGGAAGTTGTGTCTGC TGTAAAGAAAGGCGGTCCAAGTCCTATATCAAATATGGCCCTGGCAACTGttttggagaaagccaaggagCTTGATGTACCCAAGGAAATTGTGGAGCGCAACATTAAGAAAGCATCTGAGAAAGGACAAGAAGCTTACATTGAGAAAGTATACGAG GTATATGGTTTTGGTGGAGCTTGTATGGTAGTCGAGGTCTTGACTGATAAAATAAACCGGTCTGTGGCAGCGGTTAGAGAGGTGGTGAAGGACTGTGGGGCGAAGATGGCTGACTCAGGATCTGTTTTGTTCAAATTCAGGCGTGCTCGGGTTGTAAACATAAAAGCTTCAGATGTTGATAAGGATCAGCTCCTTTCCATTGCTTTAGATGCTGGTGCTGAGGATGTTATAGAACCGCCAGTATATGAAGATGATACCGAAGATAGTTCAGAAAG TTATTTCAAAATCGTAAGCTCATCAGAGAACTACACAACAGTACTTTCAAAGCTACGTGAGGAAGGAGTAAGTTTTGAGACAGATAATGGTTCTGAGCTGCTTCCAATAAGCGCTATTGAG GTAGATGACGAGGCTATGGATTTGAACAAGGAACTTATGTCCCAATTGCTTGAACTTGATGATGTTGATGCTGTGTATACGGACCAGAAGTGA
- the LOC126631672 gene encoding probable transcriptional regulatory protein At2g25830 isoform X1, which produces MGSSSTMRALGAIVHRVSNGVSSKSPNSLVLHCTWNVLLSRKLSYSSAISSLPPWVSTHMHGGAAARRTIWTVAPLCMGRRSSKIAGRKGAQDAKKAKLYSRIGKEVVSAVKKGGPSPISNMALATVLEKAKELDVPKEIVERNIKKASEKGQEAYIEKVYEVYGFGGACMVVEVLTDKINRSVAAVREVVKDCGAKMADSGSVLFKFRRARVVNIKASDVDKDQLLSIALDAGAEDVIEPPVYEDDTEDSSESYFKIVSSSENYTTVLSKLREEGVSFETDNGSELLPISAIEVDDEAMDLNKELMSQLLELDDVDAVYTDQK; this is translated from the exons ATGGGGTCGTCTAGTACAATGAGAGCGTTAGGAGCAATTGTTCACAGAGTCAGCAATGGCGTCTCCTCCAAGTCCCCAAACTCCTTGGTTCTTCACTGTACAT GGAATGTTCTGCTGAGCAGAAAGTTATCGTATTCATCTGCAATTTCATCATTGCCGCCATGGGTTTCGACCCACATGCACGGCGGCGCTGCAGCGAGAAGAACCATATGGACCGTCGCTCCTCTTTGTATGGGCAGGCGTTCCAGCAAAATCGCCGGCCGAAAG GGGGCTCAAGATGCAAAGAAGGCAAAGCTATATAGCAGGATAGGGAAGGAAGTTGTGTCTGC TGTAAAGAAAGGCGGTCCAAGTCCTATATCAAATATGGCCCTGGCAACTGttttggagaaagccaaggagCTTGATGTACCCAAGGAAATTGTGGAGCGCAACATTAAGAAAGCATCTGAGAAAGGACAAGAAGCTTACATTGAGAAAGTATACGAG GTATATGGTTTTGGTGGAGCTTGTATGGTAGTCGAGGTCTTGACTGATAAAATAAACCGGTCTGTGGCAGCGGTTAGAGAGGTGGTGAAGGACTGTGGGGCGAAGATGGCTGACTCAGGATCTGTTTTGTTCAAATTCAGGCGTGCTCGGGTTGTAAACATAAAAGCTTCAGATGTTGATAAGGATCAGCTCCTTTCCATTGCTTTAGATGCTGGTGCTGAGGATGTTATAGAACCGCCAGTATATGAAGATGATACCGAAGATAGTTCAGAAAG TTATTTCAAAATCGTAAGCTCATCAGAGAACTACACAACAGTACTTTCAAAGCTACGTGAGGAAGGAGTAAGTTTTGAGACAGATAATGGTTCTGAGCTGCTTCCAATAAGCGCTATTGAG GTAGATGACGAGGCTATGGATTTGAACAAGGAACTTATGTCCCAATTGCTTGAACTTGATGATGTTGATGCTGTGTATACGGACCAGAAGTGA
- the LOC126631672 gene encoding probable transcriptional regulatory protein At2g25830 isoform X3 has translation MHGGAAARRTIWTVAPLCMGRRSSKIAGRKGAQDAKKAKLYSRIGKEVVSAVKKGGPSPISNMALATVLEKAKELDVPKEIVERNIKKASEKGQEAYIEKVYEVYGFGGACMVVEVLTDKINRSVAAVREVVKDCGAKMADSGSVLFKFRRARVVNIKASDVDKDQLLSIALDAGAEDVIEPPVYEDDTEDSSESYFKIVSSSENYTTVLSKLREEGVSFETDNGSELLPISAIEVDDEAMDLNKELMSQLLELDDVDAVYTDQK, from the exons ATGCACGGCGGCGCTGCAGCGAGAAGAACCATATGGACCGTCGCTCCTCTTTGTATGGGCAGGCGTTCCAGCAAAATCGCCGGCCGAAAG GGGGCTCAAGATGCAAAGAAGGCAAAGCTATATAGCAGGATAGGGAAGGAAGTTGTGTCTGC TGTAAAGAAAGGCGGTCCAAGTCCTATATCAAATATGGCCCTGGCAACTGttttggagaaagccaaggagCTTGATGTACCCAAGGAAATTGTGGAGCGCAACATTAAGAAAGCATCTGAGAAAGGACAAGAAGCTTACATTGAGAAAGTATACGAG GTATATGGTTTTGGTGGAGCTTGTATGGTAGTCGAGGTCTTGACTGATAAAATAAACCGGTCTGTGGCAGCGGTTAGAGAGGTGGTGAAGGACTGTGGGGCGAAGATGGCTGACTCAGGATCTGTTTTGTTCAAATTCAGGCGTGCTCGGGTTGTAAACATAAAAGCTTCAGATGTTGATAAGGATCAGCTCCTTTCCATTGCTTTAGATGCTGGTGCTGAGGATGTTATAGAACCGCCAGTATATGAAGATGATACCGAAGATAGTTCAGAAAG TTATTTCAAAATCGTAAGCTCATCAGAGAACTACACAACAGTACTTTCAAAGCTACGTGAGGAAGGAGTAAGTTTTGAGACAGATAATGGTTCTGAGCTGCTTCCAATAAGCGCTATTGAG GTAGATGACGAGGCTATGGATTTGAACAAGGAACTTATGTCCCAATTGCTTGAACTTGATGATGTTGATGCTGTGTATACGGACCAGAAGTGA